A part of Gemmatimonas groenlandica genomic DNA contains:
- a CDS encoding magnesium chelatase: MSKLPETLGALKRSGYATNRPKSVKDEIRRNLIARLQDGGPLFRGVLGYEDTVMPQIVNALLARHNFILLGLRGQAKSRILRALVTLLDEQMPVVAGSEVNDDPFAPISKYAKQLIQEHGDDTPIGWVSRDQRYVEKLATPDATIADIIGDVDPIKAARGGHILGDELTIHYGMLPRANRGIFALNELPDLAGKVQVGLFNIMQEGDVQIKGYPVRLALDVLLCFTANPEDYTARGKIITPLKDRIGSEIITHYPESVELGVEITRQEAWTKRSDGVQIRVPDLIEEVVERIAFEARDDKRIDKRSGVSQRMPITAMENVVSNAEQRALRNGDTEAVPRVADVYAALPAITGKIELEYEGELVGGATIAKDLIRRACDATLRERAGDIDAEEVIMWFDAGGALQVADEIAMDLVRQGFETVPSLVQTVIALGLAKKGDDAMIVVACELVLEALVARRKISRSDEGKYGRAEREARRPKGQQDYFG; this comes from the coding sequence GTGTCCAAACTCCCCGAGACCCTCGGCGCCCTCAAGCGCTCCGGCTACGCCACGAATCGCCCGAAGTCCGTCAAAGACGAAATCCGGCGGAATCTGATCGCGCGCCTGCAGGACGGCGGCCCGCTCTTCCGCGGTGTCCTTGGCTACGAAGACACCGTCATGCCGCAAATCGTGAACGCGCTCCTCGCGCGCCACAACTTCATCCTGCTCGGCCTTCGCGGCCAGGCGAAGTCGCGTATTCTCCGCGCGCTCGTCACGCTGCTCGACGAGCAGATGCCCGTGGTCGCCGGCAGCGAAGTGAATGACGATCCGTTCGCGCCGATCTCGAAGTACGCCAAGCAGCTCATCCAGGAACATGGCGACGACACCCCGATCGGATGGGTGTCGCGTGATCAGCGCTACGTCGAAAAGCTCGCCACGCCAGATGCCACCATTGCCGACATTATCGGTGATGTGGACCCCATCAAGGCCGCGCGCGGTGGCCACATCCTCGGCGACGAACTCACGATCCACTATGGCATGCTGCCGCGCGCCAACCGCGGCATCTTCGCGCTGAACGAGCTGCCCGACCTCGCCGGCAAGGTGCAGGTGGGCTTGTTCAACATCATGCAGGAAGGCGACGTGCAGATCAAAGGCTATCCGGTGCGCCTCGCACTCGATGTCCTGCTCTGCTTTACCGCCAACCCGGAAGACTACACGGCTCGCGGCAAGATCATCACGCCGCTCAAGGACCGCATCGGCAGCGAGATCATCACGCACTACCCTGAGAGCGTCGAACTCGGCGTCGAGATCACGCGTCAGGAAGCGTGGACGAAACGTTCTGACGGCGTGCAGATCCGCGTTCCCGACTTGATCGAGGAAGTGGTGGAGCGCATCGCCTTCGAAGCGCGCGACGACAAGCGCATCGACAAGCGTTCCGGCGTGTCGCAGCGCATGCCGATCACCGCGATGGAGAACGTCGTCTCGAACGCCGAACAGCGTGCCCTGCGCAACGGCGATACCGAAGCGGTACCGCGCGTGGCCGACGTCTACGCCGCCCTGCCCGCCATCACCGGCAAGATCGAACTCGAGTACGAGGGAGAACTCGTCGGCGGCGCCACGATCGCTAAGGATCTCATTCGTCGCGCGTGCGATGCCACCCTGCGTGAACGCGCCGGTGACATCGACGCCGAAGAAGTGATCATGTGGTTCGACGCCGGCGGCGCCCTGCAGGTGGCCGACGAGATCGCGATGGACCTCGTGCGCCAGGGCTTCGAGACGGTGCCGAGTCTCGTGCAGACCGTGATCGCGCTCGGACTCGCCAAGAAGGGCGACGACGCGATGATCGTGGTGGCCTGCGAACTGGTCCTCGAGGCGCTCGTGGCGCGGAGGAAAATCTCGCGGTCGGACGAAGGGAAGTACGGGCGAGCCGAGCGAGAAGCGCGCCGACCGAAGGGACAGCAGGACTACTTTGGCTGA
- a CDS encoding TonB-dependent receptor family protein translates to MSLAAGALGLLGPNLAQAQTKADSSARRDSIARTLAPFAVRATRSTQSSFTSPLAITHIDKSQFSAKSGFGLNDALGNVPGVLVQSRYGTSDVRIAIRGFGARGAGDRSNAGTSRGVRVLLDGMPETEPDGRTAFDNIDLASAEGIDVIRSNASALWGNAAGGVISVSTVPVIDRPFSTLQYQSGSYGLQRYIAQTGTPIGTKGGVAYATFVNTNFDGWRVNSDARRVLLNTGIVAPVGDKTQMRIHLLGANNLFHIPGPLSADEVAANPRQANATYNTRDERRYNRLARLGASVEHAIDDKSSVSVVAYINPKYLQRSERGTFRDFTRYHAGANAAYNRQDVVSPTFTNRFTAGLDQAYQDGAILFYSLSATNGRSTTVRDNKKEGAYNNGVFIEDELTLNDKLGITLGLRGDAISYYYKNYLNPKTDASRTFSQVTPKVGASWRVSKTHTLYANVGGGVEAPAGNETDPASTFGTDTVTALNPLLEPIRSYTYEVGTKQIFMVGDGSGVVSSVSYDAAAYLTNVRNEIVPYRGGRFYFMAGRARRTGAEIAVTALAKGDLRFENSLTLSRNTYTEYVVDSVHYGKAGAKADYSGNRIVGIPDWFYGSNATWAPSKAPLGLAAQFGVQGTGGYWADDANAVRVTESHILSASLRADRLVQVGDATVKGFLTVENLADRRFIGSAFLNPDIVNGKALAFEPGMPRTIMLSFSVTRGR, encoded by the coding sequence ATGAGCTTGGCTGCCGGCGCCCTCGGGCTCTTGGGCCCGAACCTCGCCCAGGCCCAGACCAAGGCCGACTCGTCCGCTCGCCGCGACAGTATTGCGCGCACGCTCGCCCCCTTTGCCGTCCGCGCCACGCGCAGCACGCAGTCGTCCTTCACGTCGCCGCTCGCGATCACACACATCGACAAGTCGCAGTTTTCGGCGAAGTCGGGTTTTGGACTCAACGACGCCCTCGGCAACGTGCCGGGTGTCCTCGTGCAGTCACGTTACGGCACCAGTGATGTGCGTATCGCCATTCGCGGCTTCGGCGCGCGTGGCGCGGGCGACCGCAGCAACGCCGGCACCTCGCGCGGCGTGCGCGTATTGCTCGACGGTATGCCGGAAACAGAGCCGGATGGACGCACGGCGTTCGACAACATCGATCTTGCCTCGGCCGAAGGGATCGATGTGATCCGCTCGAACGCGAGCGCACTGTGGGGCAATGCGGCCGGCGGCGTGATCAGCGTGTCCACCGTACCGGTGATCGATCGTCCCTTCTCCACCCTGCAGTACCAGAGCGGGAGCTACGGCCTGCAGCGATACATCGCGCAGACCGGCACCCCCATCGGCACCAAGGGCGGCGTGGCCTACGCCACGTTCGTGAATACGAACTTCGACGGCTGGCGCGTGAATTCCGACGCGCGTCGCGTGTTGCTGAACACGGGCATCGTGGCCCCTGTGGGCGACAAGACGCAGATGCGCATCCACCTGCTCGGCGCCAACAATCTGTTCCATATTCCCGGCCCGCTCTCGGCCGATGAAGTGGCGGCGAATCCGCGGCAGGCGAACGCCACCTACAACACGCGCGACGAGCGTCGCTACAATCGCCTCGCCCGCCTCGGTGCCAGCGTGGAGCATGCGATCGACGACAAGTCGAGCGTGTCCGTGGTGGCGTACATCAACCCGAAGTATCTGCAGCGCTCCGAGCGCGGCACGTTCCGCGACTTCACGCGCTACCACGCCGGCGCCAATGCGGCGTACAATCGTCAGGACGTGGTGTCACCCACGTTCACGAATCGCTTCACGGCAGGACTCGATCAGGCCTATCAGGACGGCGCGATCCTGTTCTACTCCTTAAGCGCGACAAACGGACGTAGCACCACGGTGCGCGACAATAAGAAGGAAGGCGCGTACAACAACGGCGTGTTCATCGAAGACGAACTCACGCTGAACGACAAGCTGGGCATCACGCTCGGCCTGCGTGGCGACGCGATCTCGTACTACTACAAGAACTACCTCAATCCGAAAACCGACGCGAGCCGCACCTTTTCGCAGGTCACGCCGAAGGTTGGCGCGTCGTGGCGCGTATCCAAGACGCACACGCTGTACGCGAACGTCGGAGGTGGTGTCGAAGCACCGGCCGGCAACGAGACGGATCCCGCCAGCACTTTCGGAACGGACACGGTGACGGCGCTCAATCCGCTCCTCGAGCCGATCCGCTCGTACACCTACGAAGTGGGCACCAAGCAGATTTTCATGGTTGGTGATGGCTCTGGTGTGGTCAGCAGCGTGTCGTATGACGCCGCTGCCTACCTCACGAACGTCCGCAACGAAATCGTGCCCTACCGCGGTGGACGCTTCTACTTCATGGCCGGCCGCGCGCGCCGCACCGGTGCCGAAATCGCCGTGACCGCGCTCGCGAAAGGCGACCTGCGCTTCGAGAATTCGCTCACGCTCTCTCGCAACACGTACACCGAGTACGTCGTCGACTCCGTGCACTACGGCAAGGCCGGCGCAAAAGCCGACTACAGCGGCAATCGCATCGTCGGGATCCCCGACTGGTTCTACGGCTCCAACGCCACCTGGGCACCGTCCAAGGCGCCCCTCGGTCTCGCCGCGCAGTTCGGCGTGCAAGGCACCGGCGGCTACTGGGCCGATGACGCCAACGCCGTGCGCGTCACGGAGTCGCACATCCTCAGCGCCAGTCTGCGCGCCGATCGCCTCGTGCAGGTCGGTGATGCCACCGTGAAGGGATTCCTCACGGTCGAGAACCTCGCCGATCGTCGCTTCATCGGCTCGGCGTTCCTGAACCCGGACATCGTGAACGGCAAAGCGCTGGCGTTCGAGCCGGGAATGCCGCGAACGATCATGCTGTCGTTTTCGGTGACTCGCGGGCGGTGA
- a CDS encoding dockerin type I domain-containing protein — MNTILNTTRTLMVLALMVAPTMVQAQVEEQREAGFEVRREWMEQLRAYPFGEYTQNPVYAARAAAFRAPARVTAGSASSIQVAPWRSVGPFGFQTSGFYGSSPNADGGRIRAIAIHPTNPSIVYAGSASGGVWRTNNGGATWTPLTDNQCSLNTGTIAIDPVNPNIVYVGTGEPTQSNGCGLLRSFDGGTTWTEINGAGVLAPVNGTQNTRAYRIRVAPSLAGTQNTSVVLYAANNGLHRSTNSGSAWTTVLTGFVSDVEFDPANDNIVWAARAGAGNNTNGVYRSTDRGASWTQVYSTGSTVQRISLAVSPTTPNSVWAVEVVSARMDKLVRLDGASATPTVLTAQGVYGAQSRLDFGSQGTYDLVLEVDPQDANTVIVGGSRMYRSRDGGQSFSVIAYDLHVDWHAFEYAPSDPNVIVGGCDGGVHASYDRGNSWVSRNTNIAVTQFYPGIAVHPTIPDFIAGGLQDNSSVWGFGSGFWTMSAPSGDGGWNAFSPTNSNVFWTTSYGTGFIVRVTRNPLGTSIAQTQRGFTSSDRKAFLSPMVIDPLNSTTLYYATYRLWRTTNEGVQWGVLTGDLTRGGGATITSLAVSPVDPRVIWVGTSDGNVQLSQDAGATFTLVSSALPLRAVTDIAPDAAVPGRAVITHSGTGSGHVYASDDFGANWTNLSGSLPDIPFNAVVMVPGTSRLFAAADVGIYESTDNGMSWSAANQGFPNARVLDLVYQAATGNLYASTYGRGLWATTIVTGASVLRGDVNADGFVNAFDASLAQQALVGVLPASAPNPMPRADANCNGTLDSGDVLSILQFAVGSASAALCVGKQQ; from the coding sequence GTGAACACGATCTTGAACACGACGCGGACGTTGATGGTGTTGGCGCTGATGGTGGCGCCGACCATGGTACAGGCGCAGGTGGAAGAGCAGCGCGAAGCCGGCTTCGAGGTGCGCCGCGAGTGGATGGAGCAGCTGCGGGCGTATCCGTTTGGCGAGTACACGCAGAATCCGGTGTACGCCGCGCGTGCCGCGGCATTCCGCGCGCCGGCTCGTGTCACCGCGGGGTCTGCGTCGAGCATTCAGGTGGCGCCGTGGCGCTCGGTGGGGCCGTTCGGCTTCCAGACCAGCGGCTTCTACGGCTCGTCGCCGAATGCCGACGGCGGTCGCATTCGCGCCATCGCCATTCACCCCACCAACCCGAGCATCGTGTACGCCGGCTCGGCGAGTGGTGGCGTGTGGCGCACGAACAACGGCGGCGCGACATGGACGCCGCTGACCGACAATCAGTGCTCGCTGAACACGGGGACGATCGCGATCGATCCGGTGAATCCGAACATCGTGTACGTGGGCACGGGTGAGCCCACGCAGTCGAACGGCTGTGGCTTGCTGCGCTCGTTCGACGGCGGCACGACGTGGACCGAGATCAACGGCGCCGGTGTGCTGGCTCCGGTGAACGGCACGCAAAACACTCGGGCGTATCGCATCCGGGTAGCGCCGAGTCTGGCCGGTACGCAGAACACGAGTGTGGTGCTGTACGCCGCGAACAACGGATTGCATCGCAGCACCAACAGCGGCTCGGCATGGACCACGGTACTCACGGGCTTCGTGAGTGACGTAGAATTCGATCCCGCCAACGACAACATCGTGTGGGCGGCGCGTGCGGGCGCGGGAAACAACACCAACGGTGTCTATCGTTCGACCGATCGCGGCGCCTCATGGACGCAGGTGTACAGCACCGGCAGCACCGTGCAGCGCATCTCGCTCGCGGTGTCGCCCACCACGCCGAATTCGGTATGGGCGGTGGAAGTAGTGAGCGCGCGCATGGACAAGCTGGTGCGTCTGGACGGTGCTAGTGCCACGCCCACGGTGCTCACCGCACAAGGTGTGTATGGTGCGCAGTCACGACTCGACTTCGGTTCGCAGGGCACGTATGACTTGGTGCTCGAGGTCGATCCGCAGGATGCGAACACGGTGATCGTGGGCGGGTCACGCATGTACCGATCGCGCGACGGCGGGCAATCGTTCTCGGTGATTGCCTACGACCTGCACGTGGACTGGCACGCGTTCGAGTACGCGCCGAGTGACCCGAATGTGATCGTGGGCGGCTGCGATGGTGGCGTGCACGCGTCGTACGATCGTGGCAACAGCTGGGTGAGTCGCAACACGAACATCGCGGTCACGCAGTTCTATCCGGGCATCGCGGTACACCCCACGATCCCCGATTTCATCGCCGGCGGACTGCAGGACAACAGCTCCGTCTGGGGCTTCGGCTCGGGCTTCTGGACGATGTCGGCGCCGAGTGGCGATGGCGGATGGAATGCCTTCAGCCCTACGAACTCGAACGTGTTCTGGACCACCAGTTACGGCACCGGCTTCATCGTGCGCGTGACGCGGAACCCGTTGGGCACCAGCATCGCGCAGACACAGCGCGGCTTCACCAGCAGCGACCGGAAAGCATTCCTTTCGCCGATGGTGATCGACCCGCTCAACTCGACCACGCTCTACTATGCCACCTATCGCCTGTGGCGCACGACGAACGAGGGCGTGCAGTGGGGCGTACTCACCGGTGATCTCACACGAGGCGGTGGGGCCACGATCACCAGCCTCGCCGTTTCACCGGTGGACCCACGGGTGATCTGGGTGGGCACGAGCGACGGCAATGTGCAACTCTCGCAAGACGCCGGCGCCACGTTCACGCTGGTGTCGAGCGCGCTGCCGCTGCGCGCGGTTACCGATATCGCTCCCGATGCCGCGGTACCCGGGCGCGCCGTGATCACGCACTCCGGCACGGGCTCGGGACACGTGTACGCCTCCGACGATTTCGGCGCGAACTGGACGAACCTGAGCGGGTCGCTGCCCGACATCCCGTTCAACGCGGTCGTGATGGTGCCCGGCACGTCGAGACTGTTCGCTGCAGCCGACGTGGGCATTTACGAGTCGACCGACAACGGCATGTCGTGGAGCGCGGCCAATCAGGGATTCCCGAACGCGCGCGTGCTGGACCTGGTGTACCAGGCGGCCACCGGCAACCTGTACGCGAGCACGTATGGTCGTGGGCTGTGGGCCACGACGATCGTGACCGGAGCGAGCGTGCTGCGCGGCGATGTCAACGCGGACGGATTCGTGAATGCGTTCGATGCATCACTGGCGCAACAGGCGCTGGTGGGTGTGCTGCCCGCCAGCGCGCCAAACCCGATGCCGCGCGCGGACGCGAACTGCAATGGGACGCTGGACTCGGGAGACGTGCTGTCGATTCTGCAGTTCGCGGTAGGGTCGGCGAGTGCGGCGCTTTGCGTGGGGAAGCAGCAGTAA
- a CDS encoding Ig-like domain-containing protein, which yields MSSMARAAGRVAMLLLATACAGPGDPVMPDVAPKVTVSANGGSATVAAGSTLQLSAVVTDKRGQLVTSPSVVWSSSTPTVAVVSPEGIVTATTVGQTTISAALLGTTGTIAVTVTAGAPAKLFVRTQPGDVASGMSFTAAPVVEVRDALDNLVRTASIPVSVSFASGVGTIGGTTTVTSVQGIATFSQLTLSGLAGPRSLAFSATGLTAVNTATFSVNAGPAASLAFRLAPAGGGLNSPFITQPVLDVLDNGGNLATNSALTVTATIASGGGTLTGATAQATNGVVTFSNFGVTGAGGVRSLLFSVSGLPSLPISVTPCDATRSPLLALSATSRTLAGFALRTAVVDTLTITDTNGSCTAVTNLNTSVTYVGASGWLSATLLTNPARLALRANPAALNTNTYLATVAITSGNAPTVTLPVTFNVAASITLRYGLASEKVNELDVNGTLQLAPVILSSEGAVITAPVTYASRSPSIATVAADGRITARLGGQAWIVAQTAVNGGALDSVFVTVTRTTGPVLRADVTRFDYVRNTPFSVTLSLDTRGATVGAAQFVFTWPTELGTPAMLRLTGTVPGTVGGPVIVTDNASGTTRISIASAAGMTGVITLGRFDFIPTLVGSSQFVLRHVELLDLAQVSLLGNATALQYPVVIK from the coding sequence ATGAGCTCGATGGCGAGGGCGGCTGGGCGGGTGGCCATGCTGTTGTTGGCGACGGCGTGCGCTGGTCCTGGCGATCCCGTCATGCCGGACGTCGCGCCCAAGGTGACGGTGTCGGCCAACGGTGGTTCGGCCACTGTGGCGGCCGGCTCCACGCTGCAGCTCTCGGCGGTCGTGACCGACAAGCGCGGGCAACTGGTGACGTCGCCCTCCGTGGTGTGGAGCTCGAGCACGCCCACCGTGGCGGTGGTCTCGCCGGAGGGCATCGTGACGGCCACGACGGTAGGACAGACCACCATCAGTGCGGCGTTGTTGGGCACCACCGGCACGATCGCGGTGACCGTGACCGCCGGTGCGCCGGCCAAGCTGTTCGTGCGCACTCAACCGGGTGACGTGGCTTCGGGCATGTCGTTCACGGCCGCACCGGTCGTGGAGGTGCGCGACGCGCTCGACAATCTGGTGAGGACGGCCAGCATCCCCGTGAGTGTGAGCTTCGCGAGCGGCGTGGGCACGATCGGTGGCACGACCACGGTCACGTCGGTGCAGGGCATTGCGACCTTCTCGCAACTCACGTTGTCCGGACTGGCCGGCCCGCGCTCGCTGGCCTTCTCGGCCACCGGTCTCACGGCGGTGAACACGGCCACCTTCAGCGTGAATGCCGGCCCGGCGGCATCGCTGGCGTTCCGACTAGCGCCGGCGGGCGGCGGACTCAACTCGCCGTTCATTACGCAGCCCGTTCTCGATGTGCTCGACAACGGCGGGAACCTGGCCACGAACAGCGCCCTCACCGTGACGGCCACGATTGCATCGGGAGGTGGCACGCTCACCGGCGCCACGGCACAAGCCACCAATGGTGTGGTCACGTTCAGCAACTTCGGCGTGACCGGAGCGGGTGGCGTGCGATCGCTGCTTTTCTCGGTGTCAGGACTACCGTCGCTGCCCATCTCGGTCACACCGTGCGACGCCACGCGCTCGCCGTTGCTGGCGCTGTCGGCCACGTCGCGCACGCTGGCGGGCTTCGCGCTGCGCACCGCGGTAGTCGACACACTCACGATCACCGACACCAATGGCAGTTGCACCGCGGTCACGAATCTCAACACGAGCGTGACCTACGTCGGCGCCAGCGGATGGCTGTCCGCCACACTCCTCACGAATCCTGCCCGACTCGCGCTACGCGCGAATCCCGCGGCGCTGAACACCAATACTTATCTGGCCACGGTGGCGATCACGTCGGGGAATGCGCCTACGGTGACGCTGCCCGTCACGTTCAACGTGGCCGCGTCGATCACGCTGCGCTACGGACTCGCCAGCGAGAAGGTGAATGAGCTCGATGTGAACGGGACGCTGCAGCTCGCGCCGGTGATACTCAGCAGCGAGGGCGCGGTGATTACGGCGCCGGTTACGTATGCGAGTCGGTCACCGTCCATTGCCACCGTCGCCGCCGACGGACGGATCACGGCACGACTCGGTGGACAGGCGTGGATCGTGGCGCAAACCGCGGTGAACGGCGGCGCGCTCGACTCCGTGTTCGTGACTGTGACGCGCACCACCGGCCCGGTGTTGCGTGCCGACGTGACACGCTTCGACTACGTGCGGAACACGCCCTTCTCGGTCACGCTGTCACTCGACACGCGCGGGGCCACGGTGGGCGCTGCACAGTTCGTGTTCACGTGGCCCACTGAGTTGGGTACACCGGCCATGCTGCGACTCACTGGCACCGTGCCAGGCACGGTGGGTGGGCCGGTGATCGTGACCGACAACGCCTCCGGCACCACGCGCATATCGATTGCCAGTGCGGCGGGTATGACGGGAGTGATCACACTTGGTCGTTTCGATTTCATTCCCACGCTGGTCGGCTCCAGTCAGTTCGTACTGCGACACGTCGAGCTGCTCGACCTCGCGCAAGTTTCGCTGCTCGGCAACGCAACGGCCCTGCAATACCCGGTGGTGATCAAATGA
- a CDS encoding type II toxin-antitoxin system HicB family antitoxin — protein sequence MGTYTAVIERDQSTGLYVGYVPGWAGAHSQGESLDELRANLYEVMLMLLEDGEPALSTEFVGTQTLEVA from the coding sequence ATGGGCACATACACCGCCGTCATTGAACGGGACCAATCCACCGGCCTCTATGTTGGCTACGTCCCCGGCTGGGCAGGCGCACACTCGCAGGGGGAGAGCCTCGACGAGCTTCGCGCTAACCTGTACGAGGTCATGCTGATGCTGCTCGAGGACGGCGAACCCGCGCTCAGCACCGAATTCGTAGGCACGCAGACTCTCGAAGTCGCGTAG
- a CDS encoding type II toxin-antitoxin system HicA family toxin, translating to MRPREVIAVLTALGFVEVRQQGSHKQFRHADGRGTTVPDHGGRDISPVLIRQIAKDVGLSADELLALR from the coding sequence ATGCGCCCACGCGAGGTGATCGCCGTCCTCACCGCTCTGGGCTTTGTCGAGGTCCGGCAACAGGGATCTCACAAGCAGTTCCGGCATGCCGATGGGCGTGGCACAACCGTGCCTGATCACGGAGGGCGCGACATCTCGCCTGTGCTCATTCGGCAAATCGCGAAAGATGTTGGCCTCTCGGCCGACGAACTCCTCGCTTTGCGCTAG
- a CDS encoding MFS transporter yields MPNHTATSRRSSNPFRVLTRHRNFRIFWVGQTMSLVGSWMQTMAVGWLSLQLSDSAFVVGLVASVGAIPIVLFSMHAGAFVDHGDKLRIVRVTQSILLAQAAVLWLVTITGHVSVPILLVLAFVQGLCSAVEIPARQSMIIQLVGREDLQPAIALNSSGFNLARVIGPAIGGLVIARFGIAWCFGLNALSFVAVLWGLLRIKLPEQAIANAVRLTVTGVHELIDRSTTGAAEGLRHLAKPGPVRDLLALVTVGAVLGGPFLTIMPVIARDQLGLGAGGYGTLLATVGVGGLLGALLVAGPISHAADKGRVLMTAGLAFPTLLLGFAYTTTLTMAYVVLFATGVAMITFNALSNGVLQLLVEEKYRGRLMAFYSLVFVGLSQAVGSFAIGALARVVTAPHAIAASAVVLMLASLYALRYSDFWRRV; encoded by the coding sequence TTGCCGAACCACACAGCCACCTCGCGACGCTCCAGCAACCCCTTCCGCGTCCTCACGCGCCACCGAAACTTCCGCATCTTCTGGGTCGGCCAGACGATGTCGCTCGTCGGCTCGTGGATGCAGACGATGGCCGTGGGCTGGCTCTCCCTTCAGCTCTCCGACAGCGCCTTCGTGGTCGGGCTCGTTGCGTCGGTCGGCGCTATCCCGATCGTGCTCTTTTCCATGCACGCCGGCGCGTTCGTGGATCATGGCGACAAGCTGCGTATCGTGCGAGTGACGCAGAGCATCTTGCTGGCCCAGGCGGCGGTGCTGTGGCTGGTCACGATCACCGGCCATGTGTCGGTGCCGATCCTGCTGGTGCTGGCTTTTGTGCAGGGGCTGTGCAGCGCGGTGGAGATTCCCGCCCGGCAGAGCATGATCATCCAGCTGGTGGGTCGCGAAGACCTGCAGCCGGCGATCGCCCTCAATTCCAGCGGATTCAACCTGGCCCGTGTGATCGGCCCGGCCATCGGCGGTCTGGTGATCGCCCGATTCGGCATTGCCTGGTGCTTCGGCCTCAACGCCTTGAGCTTCGTGGCGGTGCTGTGGGGGCTGCTGCGAATCAAGCTGCCTGAGCAGGCGATTGCGAACGCTGTACGTCTTACGGTGACGGGTGTTCACGAGCTGATCGATCGCAGTACCACAGGGGCGGCCGAGGGGCTGCGGCATCTGGCCAAGCCGGGGCCGGTGCGCGATCTGCTGGCGCTGGTCACGGTGGGCGCGGTACTGGGCGGCCCGTTCCTCACGATCATGCCGGTGATTGCCCGCGACCAGCTCGGGCTCGGCGCCGGCGGGTATGGAACCCTCCTGGCCACGGTGGGTGTGGGTGGTCTGCTGGGCGCCCTGCTGGTGGCCGGGCCGATCTCGCACGCGGCCGACAAGGGGCGCGTGCTGATGACGGCGGGGCTGGCCTTCCCCACGTTGCTGCTGGGCTTCGCCTATACCACCACGCTCACGATGGCGTACGTGGTGCTCTTCGCGACGGGGGTGGCCATGATCACGTTCAATGCCCTCTCCAACGGCGTGCTGCAGCTGCTGGTCGAAGAGAAATACCGCGGACGCCTCATGGCCTTCTACAGTCTCGTCTTCGTCGGACTGTCCCAGGCGGTCGGCTCCTTCGCCATCGGCGCCCTCGCTCGCGTGGTCACGGCCCCGCATGCTATCGCCGCGTCGGCCGTGGTGCTGATGCTGGCGTCGCTGTACGCGCTCAGGTACTCGGATTTCTGGCGACGGGTGTAA